A stretch of the Terriglobales bacterium genome encodes the following:
- the rsmH gene encoding 16S rRNA (cytosine(1402)-N(4))-methyltransferase RsmH produces the protein MAETKFSHIPVLLKEAIDFLAVRRGGTYVDATLGLGGHSYEIARLLGREGRLIGFDKDPAALERARQKLSDPPAELKGDWPEMSFHHGSFVGLSEVMEANSIDGLLADLGVSSLQLEDASRGFSFQAEGPLDMRMNPTVGDSADQVVNRMDETSLANVIYEFGEERRSRRIARAIVRARPIRSTQHLVEVISAAARPMKFERIHPATRTFQAIRIFVNRELDDVRALLSSAPTALKKDGRVVIISFHSLEDRIVKDAMREGAQKGWYEVLTKKPVTATEEEIESNPRSRSAKLRAAAKV, from the coding sequence GTGGCGGAGACGAAGTTCAGTCACATACCGGTTCTTTTAAAAGAAGCGATCGATTTCTTAGCCGTTCGGCGTGGCGGGACGTATGTGGACGCCACGTTGGGCCTGGGAGGTCACAGTTACGAGATCGCCAGACTGCTGGGGCGCGAAGGCAGGCTGATCGGATTCGATAAGGATCCGGCGGCGCTGGAGCGGGCACGGCAGAAGTTGAGCGATCCTCCGGCGGAGTTGAAAGGGGACTGGCCGGAGATGAGTTTCCATCACGGTTCGTTTGTGGGGTTGAGCGAAGTGATGGAAGCAAATTCGATAGACGGACTGTTGGCTGACCTGGGTGTGAGCTCGCTGCAGTTGGAGGATGCGAGCCGCGGATTCAGTTTTCAGGCGGAAGGCCCGTTGGATATGCGAATGAATCCGACGGTGGGGGACTCCGCCGATCAAGTGGTAAATCGCATGGACGAGACGAGTCTCGCGAATGTGATTTACGAATTCGGTGAGGAAAGGAGGTCGCGGAGAATCGCCAGAGCCATTGTTCGGGCGCGGCCGATAAGGTCTACGCAACATTTAGTAGAAGTGATATCGGCCGCGGCCCGGCCAATGAAATTCGAGCGAATTCACCCGGCGACGAGAACTTTCCAGGCAATCCGAATATTCGTAAACCGTGAACTAGACGATGTAAGGGCGCTGCTGAGTAGCGCGCCGACCGCGTTAAAGAAGGACGGCCGGGTGGTGATCATCAGCTTTCACTCGCTGGAAGACCGAATCGTGAAAGACGCGATGCGGGAAGGAGCGCAGAAAGGCTGGTACGAGGTGCTGACGAAAAAGCCGGTCACCGCAACGGAAGAAGAGATCGAAAGCAATCCGCGGTCGCGAAGCGCAAAGCTGAGGGCGGCGGCAAAGGTTTGA
- a CDS encoding penicillin-binding protein, with protein sequence MAGSKSSSNGGATKRLYVLGGILFLWVFAVFFRLVQLQVIKYGEFQQRAARQQQRTIDVSPRRGLIYDRNGHELAMSVNVDSVFAVPSEVPDQINTANLLAGILKMDSKDLLAKMKASHSFCWIARKLDADVSARIRSLNLRGIYFQQESKRYYPKRELAAQVLGYVGMDDEGLAGLEHVYQDTMAGKPGTMMISMDARRRRFARVEKKPEAGDNLVLTIDEKIQWIVEREIDRAMEETKAVAAWAVVQNPRTGEILALVNRPTFDPNSTRKITPAMLKNHAVTDVFEPGSIFKIVTYSAAMNEGLMKPTEMIDTQGGAINVNGLVIHDPHPVGTVNATEAFAKSSDVAAVKAALRLGEDRFYKYIREYGFGQQTGIELPGETRGLAKPTNKWSKVSIGAMSIGQEIGVTPLQAVSMVSTIANDGVYTPPRIVAGVMKPNTTGPQTISFKPPQTRRVISTMTAAQMRQMMEQVVLFGTGRRAILDGYTSAGKTGTAQKVDPKTGRYSHTDYVASFSGFAPVNNPAISIIVSIDSAKGLHQGGQISAPVFARIAQQVLAYMHVPHDVESKNDKLRMLRAKVKDEELEESGQHVGEPIEVAQDETPPAQLPTKSISAPMRAAMKGAPAKKETIAQLPPPPDPVQPNGTVVLDVGGGPTVPSFLGKSLRSAIEMAQTNGIELNVIGSGTAREQSPPPGSRMPAGGRVAVRFSR encoded by the coding sequence TTGGCAGGGAGTAAGTCATCATCGAATGGCGGCGCGACCAAGCGTCTTTATGTACTCGGGGGCATCCTTTTCCTCTGGGTGTTTGCAGTCTTCTTCCGCTTAGTCCAACTACAGGTCATTAAGTACGGCGAGTTCCAGCAACGCGCAGCGCGGCAACAGCAGCGCACGATCGACGTGTCGCCGCGTCGAGGCCTGATCTATGACCGCAATGGCCATGAACTGGCGATGTCGGTGAACGTGGATTCGGTGTTCGCGGTGCCGAGCGAAGTTCCCGACCAGATCAACACGGCGAACCTGCTGGCGGGCATCTTGAAGATGGATTCGAAAGACCTGCTGGCGAAGATGAAGGCTTCGCACTCGTTCTGCTGGATTGCGAGAAAGCTCGATGCCGACGTCAGCGCCAGAATTCGCTCGCTGAATCTGCGCGGGATCTATTTTCAGCAAGAATCGAAACGGTACTACCCGAAGCGGGAACTGGCGGCCCAGGTGTTGGGTTATGTCGGCATGGACGATGAAGGGCTTGCCGGCCTGGAACACGTGTACCAGGACACGATGGCCGGAAAACCCGGGACGATGATGATTTCCATGGATGCCCGGCGACGCCGTTTTGCGCGCGTGGAGAAGAAGCCCGAGGCCGGCGACAACCTGGTGCTGACAATCGACGAGAAGATCCAGTGGATCGTCGAGCGGGAGATCGACAGGGCGATGGAGGAGACCAAGGCCGTCGCAGCATGGGCGGTGGTCCAGAATCCGCGAACGGGCGAGATTCTGGCCTTGGTGAACCGTCCGACATTCGACCCGAACAGCACGAGAAAGATCACGCCGGCGATGTTGAAGAATCACGCAGTGACGGACGTTTTCGAGCCGGGATCGATCTTCAAGATTGTTACGTATTCGGCCGCAATGAACGAAGGGCTGATGAAGCCGACGGAGATGATCGACACCCAGGGCGGCGCGATTAACGTGAACGGACTGGTGATTCACGATCCGCACCCGGTGGGAACGGTAAACGCGACGGAGGCGTTCGCCAAATCGAGCGACGTAGCAGCAGTGAAAGCGGCGCTCAGGCTTGGGGAAGACCGGTTCTATAAGTACATCCGCGAGTACGGATTCGGGCAGCAGACAGGAATCGAGTTGCCCGGAGAAACGCGCGGACTGGCGAAGCCGACGAATAAGTGGTCGAAGGTTTCGATTGGCGCCATGTCGATCGGGCAGGAGATCGGTGTAACTCCGCTGCAGGCGGTGTCGATGGTGTCGACGATCGCGAACGACGGCGTTTACACGCCGCCGAGGATTGTTGCGGGCGTCATGAAGCCGAATACAACTGGGCCGCAGACGATTTCGTTCAAGCCTCCACAGACGCGGAGAGTGATTTCGACCATGACGGCGGCGCAGATGCGCCAGATGATGGAACAGGTGGTGCTCTTCGGAACCGGACGCCGGGCGATCCTGGACGGATACACGTCGGCAGGAAAGACGGGCACAGCGCAGAAAGTCGATCCGAAGACGGGCCGGTATTCGCATACAGATTATGTCGCGTCGTTCTCAGGATTTGCGCCGGTGAACAACCCGGCGATCAGCATTATCGTGAGCATCGATTCGGCCAAGGGGCTCCACCAGGGCGGCCAGATTTCCGCGCCGGTGTTTGCGCGTATCGCGCAGCAGGTGCTGGCGTATATGCACGTGCCGCACGACGTGGAGTCGAAGAACGACAAGCTGCGGATGCTGCGCGCGAAAGTGAAGGACGAAGAACTCGAAGAGAGCGGTCAGCATGTGGGAGAGCCGATCGAAGTGGCGCAGGACGAAACGCCTCCGGCCCAGCTTCCGACGAAGTCAATTTCGGCACCGATGCGGGCGGCGATGAAAGGTGCTCCGGCGAAGAAGGAGACAATCGCGCAACTGCCCCCTCCGCCAGATCCGGTGCAGCCGAATGGAACCGTGGTGCTGGACGTGGGCGGCGGCCCGACGGTTCCGTCGTTCCTTGGGAAGAGCCTGCGGTCGGCGATCGAGATGGCACAGACAAATGGGATTGAACTGAACGTGATTGGGTCGGGTACGGCACGGGAGCAGTCGCCTCCGCCGGGATCGCGGATGCCCGCGGGGGGACGGGTGGCGGTGAGGTTCAGCCGATAA
- a CDS encoding UDP-N-acetylmuramoyl-L-alanyl-D-glutamate--2,6-diaminopimelate ligase has protein sequence MKFLQVLDGAEVLSTGGNPDAVNPEISGVEYDSRRVQPGNLFVAMKGESTDGNRYITKAIENGAVAVVSDSTDETGAFATGAKGAGTDGAPIARVAWARVPHGRRALARVSANFYGRPAEKLANTGVTGTNGKTTTTFLIEAILNKHRERTVLVGTIEYHVLGKVIPAPHTTPESLELNRMFAEALANGATETVMEVSSHALEQQRVYGIPYDVAVFTNLTRDHLDYHKTMESYFASKKILFEGCGTDRPRVAVINIDDEYGRELVKFSKKKGSEVVTYGLDSGDFHATKVDIGLKGTRFDMVTPSGALPMWSPLIGRVNVYNILAASAAAWARGCDSELITTGVAALENVPGRFQPIQCGQPFTVVVDYAHTDDALKNLTSLAREFVSKSGGKVITIFGCGGDRDRAKRPLMGEAAGRGSDFVIVTSDNPRSEDPLAIIEDAKPGVKKTGTEFLVEPDRRKAIDVALHRAQPGDIVLIAGKGHEKTQTTREGVAPFDDAEVARELMHEMGYTKNLAGQRA, from the coding sequence ATGAAATTCCTTCAAGTGTTAGACGGCGCTGAGGTCCTCTCGACGGGCGGTAATCCGGACGCTGTTAATCCAGAAATCAGTGGTGTTGAGTACGACTCGCGCCGGGTGCAACCGGGGAACCTGTTTGTCGCCATGAAAGGCGAAAGCACCGACGGAAATCGATACATAACCAAAGCGATTGAAAACGGCGCGGTGGCGGTGGTGTCGGATTCCACCGATGAAACCGGCGCTTTTGCAACAGGCGCCAAAGGGGCGGGCACCGATGGGGCACCCATTGCCCGAGTGGCGTGGGCGCGGGTTCCGCATGGGCGGAGAGCACTGGCGCGAGTGAGCGCGAACTTCTATGGGCGTCCGGCGGAGAAGCTGGCTAACACGGGTGTTACAGGCACAAACGGAAAGACCACGACTACGTTCCTGATCGAAGCCATCCTGAATAAGCATCGTGAACGAACGGTGCTGGTGGGAACGATTGAGTATCACGTGCTGGGGAAGGTGATCCCGGCTCCGCATACGACGCCGGAGTCTCTGGAACTGAATCGGATGTTCGCCGAGGCGTTGGCGAACGGCGCGACCGAGACGGTGATGGAAGTTTCGTCGCATGCGCTGGAGCAGCAACGGGTGTACGGGATCCCGTATGACGTTGCGGTATTCACCAACCTCACGCGCGATCATCTCGACTATCACAAGACGATGGAGAGCTACTTCGCGTCGAAAAAGATCCTGTTCGAGGGATGCGGGACGGACAGGCCGCGCGTGGCGGTGATCAATATAGATGATGAGTACGGGCGCGAACTGGTGAAGTTCAGTAAGAAGAAGGGCTCCGAGGTGGTGACGTACGGGCTGGATTCCGGTGATTTCCATGCGACGAAGGTGGACATCGGTCTGAAGGGGACGCGGTTCGATATGGTGACGCCGAGCGGAGCGTTGCCCATGTGGTCTCCGCTGATTGGCAGGGTAAATGTGTACAACATCCTGGCGGCGAGTGCGGCGGCGTGGGCGCGCGGGTGTGATTCGGAGTTGATTACGACCGGTGTTGCGGCGCTGGAGAATGTGCCGGGTAGATTCCAGCCGATCCAGTGTGGTCAGCCGTTTACGGTGGTGGTGGACTATGCGCACACGGATGATGCGCTGAAGAACTTGACGTCGCTGGCGAGGGAGTTTGTGTCGAAGTCGGGCGGGAAGGTAATCACGATTTTCGGATGTGGCGGCGACCGGGATCGGGCGAAGCGTCCGCTGATGGGAGAAGCCGCGGGACGCGGGAGTGACTTCGTGATTGTGACATCAGACAACCCCCGAAGCGAAGATCCGTTGGCAATTATTGAAGATGCGAAGCCCGGCGTTAAGAAAACGGGAACAGAGTTCCTGGTCGAGCCGGATCGTCGAAAGGCGATCGACGTGGCGCTGCATCGGGCGCAACCGGGAGATATTGTGCTGATTGCCGGCAAGGGTCACGAAAAGACCCAGACAACGCGTGAGGGCGTGGCGCCGTTTGACGATGCGGAGGTCGCGCGCGAACTGATGCACGAAATGGGTTACACGAAAAACTTGGCGGGTCAGCGGGCATGA
- the murF gene encoding UDP-N-acetylmuramoyl-tripeptide--D-alanyl-D-alanine ligase, producing MNLTIGQIAGVVGASGQFDVSRSVNGYSIDSRTVAPGELFFAIKGDRFDGHEFVAGALERGAAGAVVRKDFTGSGNVLRVDDPLLALQVLAREVRRMWGRTVIGVTGSAGKTTTKEAIAHVLATKYKVLKSEGNLNNHFGLPMQLLRIQPETEIYVSEMGMNHAGEITALAKIAEPNVGVVTLVAPVHLEFFDSIEGIAKAKKELVDALPKDGVAILNADDPLVSKFNEGRAGRAVYFGTNDRADVRAVNVVEHGVEGVEFDVVAQGERVPARLPLVGKHNVHNALAAVAVGLEQGLTLKDAVGALASLVPADKRGEILEIGGATVVNDCYNSNPKALQSMVDALQAMQAKRHIVVAGEMLELGPSGEQLHRDCGRYMAERGVTELVGVRGLAKPMVEAAAASGLKAEFVESPEEAGAWLAANTKPGDAVLLKASRGVKLEKALEEWKGLVS from the coding sequence ATGAACCTTACGATCGGGCAAATTGCAGGAGTAGTGGGAGCTTCAGGGCAGTTTGACGTATCACGTTCGGTGAACGGGTATTCGATTGATTCGCGGACGGTCGCTCCGGGCGAGTTGTTTTTCGCCATCAAGGGAGACCGTTTCGACGGCCACGAGTTCGTTGCTGGAGCGCTGGAGCGTGGGGCTGCGGGGGCGGTGGTCCGAAAGGACTTCACAGGATCAGGCAACGTGTTGCGGGTGGATGATCCACTGCTCGCGTTACAGGTGCTTGCGCGAGAAGTGCGGAGGATGTGGGGTCGCACGGTGATCGGGGTAACCGGGTCCGCGGGAAAGACCACTACCAAAGAGGCCATCGCGCACGTGCTGGCGACGAAATACAAGGTGCTGAAGTCGGAAGGGAATCTGAACAATCACTTTGGGCTCCCTATGCAACTGCTGCGAATCCAGCCGGAGACGGAGATTTACGTCAGCGAAATGGGCATGAACCACGCGGGCGAGATCACGGCGTTGGCGAAGATCGCGGAGCCGAATGTGGGTGTGGTGACACTGGTCGCCCCGGTTCACCTGGAATTTTTCGATTCCATCGAAGGTATTGCGAAGGCGAAGAAGGAACTGGTCGATGCGCTGCCGAAAGATGGGGTGGCAATCCTGAATGCGGATGATCCGCTGGTTTCGAAGTTCAACGAGGGGCGGGCAGGGCGTGCGGTCTACTTCGGGACTAACGATCGGGCGGATGTTCGCGCAGTTAACGTCGTGGAGCATGGGGTGGAAGGGGTTGAGTTCGACGTTGTCGCGCAGGGCGAGCGAGTACCTGCGCGATTGCCGCTGGTAGGGAAGCATAACGTCCATAACGCGCTGGCTGCGGTGGCGGTCGGGCTGGAGCAGGGGCTTACGTTGAAGGATGCAGTCGGGGCATTGGCTTCATTGGTGCCAGCTGACAAACGCGGCGAGATTTTGGAAATTGGCGGCGCCACCGTGGTCAACGATTGTTACAATTCCAATCCGAAAGCCCTTCAGTCGATGGTGGATGCCTTGCAGGCGATGCAGGCAAAACGGCACATCGTGGTCGCCGGAGAGATGCTGGAACTTGGTCCCTCGGGCGAGCAACTGCACCGTGATTGTGGTCGCTACATGGCCGAGCGTGGCGTAACGGAGTTGGTGGGAGTCCGGGGACTGGCGAAGCCGATGGTGGAAGCGGCGGCGGCTTCGGGGTTGAAGGCGGAATTCGTCGAGTCGCCGGAAGA